A DNA window from Oligoflexia bacterium contains the following coding sequences:
- a CDS encoding response regulator, which produces MTNILFIDDDKVTLKLVKDILESSGYSVVTSTDPRDGLDKLEREVFDMVITDANMPGGVSGYELIKTIRGKPKFAHIPIAMLTGRRDKKDIQLGLDSGADDYIIKPIDPMILLGKIQALLKKKSVQVPTTSFPEGPVRRKAQWDVDTQITYISERGLTLRSPLFAPMDTKVKVNSEFFQQIGIEPPILRVTGYTRDPSNAGLYFISANFIGLNDTELQKIRHWLNSNLASLKKSS; this is translated from the coding sequence ATGACTAATATTCTCTTCATTGATGATGACAAAGTAACTTTAAAATTGGTCAAGGACATACTTGAAAGTTCTGGCTACTCTGTCGTTACAAGCACAGATCCACGAGATGGTTTAGACAAGCTGGAGCGTGAAGTGTTTGATATGGTCATCACCGATGCTAATATGCCAGGTGGTGTTTCTGGATATGAACTCATTAAAACTATTCGTGGCAAGCCAAAATTTGCTCACATTCCCATTGCAATGCTCACCGGTCGTCGTGATAAAAAAGATATTCAGTTGGGCTTAGACAGTGGCGCTGATGATTACATTATTAAGCCAATTGATCCCATGATTTTACTTGGAAAAATTCAAGCACTTCTCAAAAAGAAATCAGTACAAGTACCTACTACAAGTTTTCCAGAAGGTCCGGTTCGTCGCAAAGCTCAATGGGATGTAGATACACAGATCACTTATATTTCTGAGCGAGGATTGACTTTACGGTCTCCCCTCTTTGCACCTATGGATACAAAAGTTAAAGTGAATAGTGAGTTTTTTCAACAAATTGGCATCGAGCCACCTATTTTACGTGTCACCGGTTACACACGTGATCCTTCAAATGCAGGATTGTATTTCATTAGTGCAAACTTTATTGGGCTCAATGACACAGAATTGCAAAAAATTCGTCATTGGCTAAATAGCAATCTTGCATCACTCAAAAAATCTAGTTAA